The proteins below come from a single Halobacillus salinarum genomic window:
- a CDS encoding excisionase family DNA-binding protein, with translation MSLKLELPEGTLLVSKKELKNVIQEVLEEVEAESTEQDIMTIQETAEYLKVSVPTVRSMITNNEIPYFQRGQIYRLNRLDVKGWIRQKSKWD, from the coding sequence GTGAGTCTTAAATTGGAACTACCTGAAGGTACTCTACTCGTAAGCAAAAAGGAATTAAAAAATGTAATACAAGAGGTTTTGGAAGAGGTAGAGGCAGAGAGCACAGAGCAAGACATAATGACTATTCAAGAAACAGCTGAATATTTGAAAGTAAGTGTTCCTACAGTTAGATCTATGATTACAAATAATGAAATTCCTTATTTTCAGAGAGGGCAAATTTATCGATTAAATCGATTGGATGTAAAAGGGTGGATTAGGCAAAAATCTAAATGGGACTAA
- the rplM gene encoding 50S ribosomal protein L13, producing the protein MRTTFMANENNVERKWFVVDAAGQTLGRLASEVAAILRGKNKPTYTPHVDTGDHVIIINAGEIELTGNKINDKIYYRHSNHPGGLKSRTAHEMRTKYPEQMLELAVKGMLPKGSLGRKMGKKLHVYAGSEHKHEAQQPEVYELRG; encoded by the coding sequence ATGCGCACAACTTTCATGGCAAATGAAAACAACGTGGAACGCAAATGGTTTGTTGTCGACGCTGCAGGACAGACACTTGGCCGTTTAGCAAGCGAAGTTGCTGCGATCCTTCGCGGTAAAAATAAACCAACGTACACACCACATGTTGATACTGGTGATCATGTAATCATTATTAACGCAGGTGAAATCGAACTAACGGGCAACAAGATCAATGATAAAATCTATTATCGTCATTCTAACCACCCAGGTGGTTTGAAATCTCGTACGGCTCACGAAATGCGTACAAAATACCCTGAGCAAATGCTTGAGCTTGCTGTAAAAGGGATGCTTCCTAAAGGAAGCCTGGGACGCAAAATGGGTAAGAAACTTCATGTCTACGCTGGTTCAGAGCACAAGCATGAAGCACAACAACCGGAAGTTTACGAACTTCGCGGATAA
- a CDS encoding helix-turn-helix domain-containing protein, translated as MNRLELVRRRRGLTQTQLGLRLGIHPTNITMVEREHRRAWPKLRIKLAEELGVSVDELFNENGTLIGGD; from the coding sequence ATGAATAGATTAGAGTTAGTTCGCCGGCGTAGAGGTTTAACCCAAACGCAACTTGGCCTTCGCTTAGGTATTCACCCTACCAATATAACAATGGTTGAACGCGAGCACAGAAGGGCATGGCCAAAACTTAGAATAAAACTCGCTGAGGAACTTGGCGTATCAGTAGATGAGCTATTCAATGAAAATGGAACTCTAATAGGAGGGGATTAA
- a CDS encoding bifunctional DNA primase/polymerase: protein MIKKNGRGQVYPQPQVDVDTILKAALAYVNELGWSVFPLKPGSKKPLYKGGFHGATRDVNQIVKWWSETPDANIGVPTGYINNFFVIDVDVKCGDGIETLSNLTDHYGELPETVQGITASKGFHYLFKYHKGVRNEVNIRPSIDVRGQGGI from the coding sequence ATGATTAAAAAAAATGGCAGAGGACAAGTTTATCCTCAGCCACAAGTAGATGTTGATACTATTTTAAAAGCCGCCTTAGCCTATGTCAATGAGTTAGGCTGGAGTGTATTTCCTTTAAAGCCTGGGAGTAAGAAGCCCTTGTACAAAGGTGGATTTCATGGAGCGACTAGAGATGTCAATCAGATAGTGAAATGGTGGAGTGAGACACCAGATGCGAACATCGGTGTACCTACTGGATATATAAACAATTTTTTTGTTATTGACGTTGATGTTAAGTGTGGCGATGGAATAGAGACTTTATCCAATTTAACAGATCACTATGGAGAGTTACCTGAGACTGTACAAGGGATAACTGCAAGTAAAGGGTTTCATTACTTATTCAAGTATCATAAAGGAGTAAGAAATGAAGTGAATATTCGTCCTTCAATCGATGTAAGGGGGCAAGGGGGTATATAG
- a CDS encoding primase alpha helix C-terminal domain-containing protein has product MLIKSKCDKFQPKTKGEWKRIMIGVEKGRRNNTAASISGHLLRKNVATEVALELLKSWNKTNAHPPLTEKELVKIYNSIANKESIRRRGGGGI; this is encoded by the coding sequence ATGCTTATTAAGTCAAAGTGTGATAAATTTCAACCTAAAACGAAAGGTGAATGGAAAAGAATAATGATAGGAGTGGAAAAAGGACGAAGAAATAATACTGCCGCTTCAATCTCCGGTCATTTGCTTAGGAAAAATGTGGCTACTGAAGTAGCTTTAGAACTCCTGAAATCATGGAATAAAACAAACGCTCATCCACCTCTAACCGAGAAAGAGTTAGTGAAAATTTATAATTCTATCGCTAATAAAGAGTCAATTCGCAGAAGAGGGGGAGGAGGTATTTGA
- a CDS encoding polysaccharide deacetylase family protein, producing the protein MRVTFYSWKADKIKRYGLVVILALFCALLLWIGQWSQLPVFSNKGEPRALSQGSAETPYVALTFNISWGSEKVHEILKKLDAYNAHATFFVSGEWAERHPDILEDIHKGKHEIGMMGYKYESYLEQEPAEVDTDLREAKAVFEKLGYKDLKWIRPPHGHFDKAVLKQIDKKGLQTVQWSINPHDWENPGTNKIIDQIMEEGSKGDIILLHASDSVKQTSKALDVIIPGLKQKGLEFVSITELVNGGKSKTTQVQ; encoded by the coding sequence ATGAGAGTGACATTTTATTCCTGGAAAGCGGATAAAATAAAGCGGTATGGACTTGTAGTGATATTAGCATTATTTTGTGCCCTCTTATTATGGATCGGCCAATGGAGCCAGCTGCCCGTGTTTTCAAATAAAGGGGAACCACGAGCGCTCAGCCAAGGAAGCGCAGAAACTCCTTATGTGGCATTAACTTTTAACATCAGCTGGGGAAGCGAGAAAGTTCATGAAATCTTAAAAAAACTGGACGCTTATAATGCGCATGCTACGTTTTTTGTAAGCGGAGAATGGGCAGAAAGACATCCAGATATTCTTGAAGATATTCATAAAGGCAAGCATGAAATTGGAATGATGGGATACAAATATGAAAGCTACTTAGAGCAGGAACCCGCTGAAGTTGACACTGATTTGAGAGAGGCAAAGGCTGTTTTTGAAAAATTAGGATATAAAGACTTGAAATGGATTCGTCCCCCTCACGGCCATTTTGATAAAGCAGTTCTCAAACAAATCGATAAAAAAGGGCTGCAAACCGTACAATGGAGTATTAATCCACATGATTGGGAGAACCCCGGCACAAATAAAATCATCGATCAGATCATGGAGGAAGGGTCCAAGGGAGATATTATCCTTCTTCATGCATCGGATTCCGTAAAACAAACATCGAAAGCACTGGATGTCATTATTCCCGGGTTAAAACAGAAAGGATTAGAATTCGTAAGTATTACTGAACTTGTAAACGGTGGAAAAAGTAAAACGACTCAAGTTCAATAA
- the rpsI gene encoding 30S ribosomal protein S9, translating into MAQVQYSGTGRRKKSTARVRLVPGTGRVIVNKRDAEDFFPYETLRVILKQPLAVTETEGNYDVYVNVDGGGFTGQAGAIRHGIARALLEADPEYRTPLKRAGLLTRDARMKERKKYGLKGARRAPQFSKR; encoded by the coding sequence GTGGCACAAGTACAATACTCCGGTACTGGACGTCGTAAGAAGTCAACAGCTCGTGTACGTCTTGTTCCAGGAACTGGTCGTGTAATTGTTAATAAACGTGATGCTGAAGACTTTTTCCCATATGAAACACTTCGTGTAATTCTGAAACAGCCGCTAGCTGTTACAGAAACAGAAGGCAACTATGATGTTTATGTAAACGTTGATGGTGGTGGATTCACAGGACAAGCGGGAGCCATTCGTCATGGAATCGCTCGTGCATTGCTTGAAGCGGATCCAGAATACCGTACACCGCTTAAACGCGCAGGACTACTTACTCGCGACGCACGTATGAAAGAGCGTAAGAAATACGGTCTTAAAGGTGCTCGTCGTGCTCCACAGTTCTCTAAACGTTAA
- a CDS encoding tyrosine-type recombinase/integrase, whose amino-acid sequence MASFQRYLTQQGQKWLFKTDTGVDPKTGKRRTTTRRGFKTKKEAQLAASKLEQEIASGLFLQNDNLTYKEVFNQWYENHSKTIKVSTKKRIESMFKKHILPRFGKLKIKDITRSYCQEMINDIASSISSVNDIKIQVNQVFKYAMKMDIILKNPLEYVTIPKQKNELIHDSSEKDERNYWKKEEIKKFLTITNQELSLRDHVLFHLLIYTGARKGELLALIWNDIDFEAGSLRLSKTLFYSEGQHLFQTSKTKESKRLISLGTQTLSLLKKWQIQQKEENLALGNRNRDDIVFTRAEGTPLRSAYLNEKLNIIIKKHNLHRITIHGLRHTHASLLFEADATIKEVQERLGHSDIKMTMNIYTHVTDYLKEQTAEKFHRYLEL is encoded by the coding sequence ATGGCATCATTTCAAAGATATCTAACCCAACAGGGACAGAAGTGGTTATTCAAAACGGATACGGGAGTTGATCCGAAAACAGGAAAAAGACGAACAACTACACGGAGAGGGTTTAAAACAAAAAAGGAAGCACAACTAGCCGCTTCTAAACTCGAACAAGAAATAGCAAGCGGTTTATTTTTGCAAAACGATAATCTCACTTACAAGGAAGTATTCAACCAGTGGTATGAAAACCATTCGAAAACTATTAAGGTAAGCACTAAGAAGCGGATTGAGTCGATGTTTAAAAAGCATATACTGCCCCGCTTCGGCAAATTAAAAATTAAAGATATTACACGTTCCTACTGCCAAGAAATGATTAATGATATCGCTAGTTCAATTTCATCAGTCAACGACATCAAGATTCAAGTAAATCAGGTTTTCAAATATGCCATGAAGATGGACATCATATTAAAGAACCCCTTAGAGTACGTTACTATACCAAAACAGAAGAATGAATTAATACATGATTCTAGTGAGAAGGACGAGCGTAATTATTGGAAGAAAGAAGAAATAAAGAAATTCCTCACTATTACAAATCAAGAGTTGTCATTACGTGACCATGTACTCTTTCATCTTTTAATTTACACGGGGGCCCGAAAAGGTGAATTATTGGCTCTTATATGGAATGATATCGACTTTGAAGCGGGTTCTCTTCGTTTATCTAAGACGCTTTTCTATTCTGAGGGACAACATCTCTTTCAAACCTCTAAAACCAAGGAATCTAAGCGTTTAATTAGTTTAGGCACCCAAACCCTTTCCTTGCTAAAAAAATGGCAGATACAGCAGAAGGAAGAGAATTTAGCTTTGGGAAACCGCAATAGAGATGATATTGTCTTTACTCGTGCAGAAGGAACACCATTACGATCCGCTTACCTAAACGAAAAACTCAATATTATTATTAAGAAACATAACCTTCACAGAATTACGATACATGGGTTACGACATACACACGCTTCCCTTTTATTTGAAGCGGATGCTACTATCAAAGAAGTTCAAGAACGGCTGGGACATTCAGACATTAAAATGACTATGAACATTTATACACACGTTACGGATTATTTAAAAGAGCAGACAGCCGAAAAATTTCACAGGTATCTTGAGCTATGA
- a CDS encoding Mrp/NBP35 family ATP-binding protein, with translation MLTQEEVLNILHSIEDPFLHKTLEETGGVEEIKIKEEKNHVSVKVLIAKTNTAEQMELQQTIVNAIKEAGAATVGLRFDQLPEDVINKYQPAAEQEQQDSLLEGSTGTKFITVASGKGGVGKSTVTVNLAVALTRLGKKVGIIDADIYGFSVPDMMGVEERPVVRGEKIIPVERFGVKLISMGFFVEDNSPIIWRGPMLGKMLTSFFKEVEWGELDYLLLDLPPGTGDVALDVHSMLPASKEIIVTTPHPTAAFVAARAGQMAIKTEHEILGIVENMAYFESKETGNREYVFGRGGGTKLAEELKTDILGHIPLEQPYEDEDVFAPSVYQEDHPIGVAYRNMAAKVIDKY, from the coding sequence GTGCTAACACAAGAAGAAGTGCTTAATATTCTTCATTCCATCGAGGATCCGTTTTTACATAAAACGTTAGAAGAGACCGGTGGGGTTGAGGAAATAAAAATCAAGGAAGAGAAAAATCACGTAAGTGTAAAAGTTCTCATTGCAAAAACTAATACAGCTGAGCAGATGGAGCTTCAGCAGACGATAGTCAATGCTATAAAAGAAGCTGGGGCGGCTACAGTTGGGCTGCGATTTGATCAATTGCCGGAAGACGTTATTAATAAATATCAACCCGCTGCTGAACAGGAGCAGCAGGATTCGCTTCTTGAAGGAAGCACAGGAACGAAATTCATTACGGTTGCCAGCGGTAAAGGCGGAGTAGGAAAATCAACGGTCACCGTCAACTTAGCCGTTGCGCTTACACGATTAGGCAAAAAAGTTGGCATTATTGATGCGGACATTTACGGATTTAGTGTACCTGATATGATGGGAGTGGAAGAACGCCCAGTTGTAAGAGGGGAGAAAATTATCCCTGTGGAACGCTTTGGTGTTAAACTCATTTCCATGGGCTTCTTTGTAGAGGATAACTCACCTATTATATGGCGGGGGCCTATGCTTGGCAAAATGTTGACAAGCTTCTTTAAAGAAGTAGAATGGGGCGAGCTTGATTATCTTCTGCTGGACTTGCCTCCAGGAACTGGAGATGTTGCTCTTGATGTTCACTCTATGCTTCCAGCTTCCAAAGAAATTATCGTGACAACTCCTCACCCTACGGCAGCTTTTGTTGCGGCAAGAGCAGGTCAGATGGCGATTAAGACCGAGCATGAGATCCTTGGGATCGTTGAGAACATGGCGTATTTCGAAAGTAAAGAAACCGGAAACAGGGAATATGTATTCGGCCGAGGCGGCGGTACAAAGCTAGCCGAAGAGCTAAAAACCGATATTCTTGGGCACATCCCGCTTGAGCAGCCCTATGAGGATGAAGACGTATTCGCTCCGTCTGTTTACCAGGAGGACCATCCAATAGGTGTGGCATATCGCAATATGGCAGCTAAAGTTATTGATAAATATTAA
- a CDS encoding YfjI family protein: MRIIEDLSDGQKEEISDWQEPIHFKENELPDFNTDIFPEWLRNYIEEVAEATQTPTDASGMVTISILSSILSKKFYIKITPQWSEPLNSYVILALPPGNRKSAVFKLLTAPVTNFEKEEQDKILVELREKEAILKAKKKRLELLQKKFGDTGDRSMLNEISCLEKEIRADRLPTIPRYITGDITAEKLGVLLSENKEKIAVLSAEGGGVFNNMAGRYSSDGKTNLEIYLNGHTGDYTPIDRIGREPILLHSPCLTIGLFVQPSVVRDFPCAFKDRGLMQRFIYSFPESLVGYRKVNPEPINEGVKEEYQMNLKKMLAFNPKAEIELTFSKEAMLFEQDMRMEIEEMLKESGTLHEMKEWGSKLAGQIIRIAGLLHVATYINGDLSNLPKKVNLDTIRRAKKLMNYFVEHARLAYGLMGKDQGLEDAKYLLKFLLNHGKEVYSKREVFQGTKGTFKYVARFESAVIELEERNLIKRQITNSSGKGRKSYKIFVNPKVTIPNIHNNYKSQLS, from the coding sequence TTGAGAATTATAGAGGATTTATCTGATGGGCAAAAAGAAGAGATCTCAGATTGGCAAGAACCTATACACTTTAAAGAAAATGAATTACCCGATTTCAATACAGATATATTTCCTGAATGGCTAAGAAATTATATTGAAGAGGTTGCTGAAGCAACACAAACACCTACTGATGCTTCAGGTATGGTCACCATCTCAATATTATCTTCAATACTTTCAAAAAAATTCTATATCAAAATTACACCTCAGTGGAGTGAACCTTTGAATTCCTATGTGATATTGGCTCTCCCTCCGGGGAATAGAAAATCAGCTGTTTTTAAACTTTTGACAGCTCCTGTAACCAATTTTGAAAAAGAAGAACAAGATAAAATTTTAGTAGAGTTGAGGGAGAAGGAAGCAATATTGAAGGCTAAAAAGAAACGGTTAGAATTACTGCAAAAAAAATTTGGAGACACAGGTGACCGTTCAATGTTAAATGAAATTTCGTGCCTTGAGAAAGAAATTAGGGCGGATAGATTGCCCACTATCCCACGATATATCACAGGGGATATAACAGCTGAAAAACTGGGTGTTTTACTTTCGGAAAATAAAGAAAAAATTGCTGTATTATCAGCTGAAGGTGGCGGGGTTTTTAACAATATGGCTGGTCGATATTCAAGTGACGGGAAGACAAATTTGGAAATCTACCTAAATGGTCACACAGGTGATTATACTCCTATTGATCGAATAGGGAGAGAACCAATCTTATTACACTCTCCGTGTTTAACTATAGGGTTATTCGTCCAGCCTTCAGTGGTTAGAGATTTTCCATGTGCTTTTAAAGACAGAGGCCTAATGCAACGCTTTATATATTCATTCCCTGAATCTCTTGTAGGTTATAGGAAAGTTAACCCAGAACCCATCAATGAGGGGGTGAAAGAGGAATATCAAATGAATTTAAAGAAGATGTTAGCATTCAACCCTAAGGCAGAAATAGAACTTACTTTTTCTAAGGAAGCCATGCTTTTTGAGCAGGATATGAGAATGGAAATTGAGGAAATGTTAAAAGAAAGTGGAACTTTACACGAAATGAAAGAATGGGGGAGTAAATTGGCTGGCCAAATTATTCGTATAGCCGGTTTACTCCATGTGGCAACTTATATTAACGGAGATTTAAGCAATCTACCTAAAAAGGTGAATTTAGATACTATTAGAAGAGCAAAAAAACTTATGAATTACTTTGTTGAACACGCTAGGCTAGCATATGGCTTGATGGGGAAAGATCAAGGATTGGAAGATGCGAAATATTTACTCAAGTTCTTATTGAACCATGGTAAAGAAGTATATTCCAAACGAGAAGTTTTCCAAGGAACTAAAGGCACTTTTAAGTATGTAGCACGTTTCGAATCGGCGGTCATTGAATTAGAGGAAAGAAACTTGATTAAAAGACAAATTACAAACTCTAGTGGTAAGGGGAGAAAAAGTTACAAAATATTTGTAAACCCCAAGGTCACTATTCCTAATATCCACAATAATTACAAAAGCCAACTTTCGTAA
- the dcd gene encoding dCTP deaminase: MSVLSGKQIESLMQEEKKDSLVITPILDDAQLGPASVDLRLSTEFKVSVQTRSPILGVVEEPVETFFQETYREVGEDFILYPNQLVLASTFEYIRLPQNITGFVITRSSLTRLGLNISSIIQPGFAGTLTLQLSNLGENAIKLRTGMRLVQLVLYNVEEPAMSYRTNSASKYVSDIEPVLSGISKDKDLEMLRKLKQNN; this comes from the coding sequence ATGTCGGTTCTCTCGGGGAAACAAATTGAGTCTCTAATGCAAGAAGAGAAAAAAGATTCCTTAGTGATTACTCCTATATTGGACGATGCTCAGTTAGGTCCTGCCAGCGTCGACTTACGATTAAGCACAGAGTTTAAGGTATCTGTCCAAACCCGATCTCCTATCCTGGGTGTAGTCGAAGAGCCGGTGGAAACATTCTTTCAAGAAACATATAGGGAAGTTGGAGAAGATTTTATACTATATCCTAACCAGTTAGTCTTGGCAAGTACATTTGAATACATACGTCTCCCTCAGAATATAACTGGTTTTGTAATTACTCGCTCTTCTTTAACTAGATTAGGACTGAACATATCTTCTATTATACAACCCGGTTTTGCTGGAACTCTAACTTTACAACTATCTAACTTGGGAGAAAATGCAATTAAATTAAGAACTGGGATGAGGTTAGTTCAATTAGTGTTATATAACGTAGAGGAACCTGCAATGTCTTATAGAACTAATTCAGCATCAAAATATGTAAGTGATATTGAACCTGTTCTTTCGGGTATAAGCAAAGATAAAGACTTGGAAATGTTAAGGAAATTGAAACAAAACAACTAA
- the cwlD gene encoding N-acetylmuramoyl-L-alanine amidase CwlD yields MIRRLKTFGWLTGIIILVWLVSYPIQEAKEAWMGWSSPLSGKVIVIDPGHGGPDGGAVGKDGTEEKDITLQISNYLQDYLQEAGALVYLTRYEDKDLSSDEAGSLSRRKSEDIRNRVQYIKEKKADFYLSIHLNAIPSTKWRGAQTFYYPKSEGSQNLAKFIQSEIKTNLENTTREALGLTNIYLLKHADVPGALVEAGFLSNVEERGLLKSDDYQRKMAAAVYQGILRYVTEREYPEK; encoded by the coding sequence ATGATACGACGATTAAAAACGTTTGGTTGGCTGACAGGGATCATCATTCTTGTCTGGCTTGTTTCCTATCCCATCCAAGAAGCTAAGGAAGCCTGGATGGGCTGGTCTTCCCCTCTATCAGGAAAAGTAATCGTTATTGATCCTGGACATGGAGGACCTGATGGAGGTGCAGTTGGAAAGGATGGTACGGAAGAAAAGGACATTACGTTACAAATATCCAATTATTTGCAAGATTATCTTCAGGAAGCGGGAGCATTGGTGTACTTAACGAGGTACGAGGACAAGGATCTATCCTCAGACGAAGCGGGGAGCCTATCGAGGAGAAAGTCAGAAGATATTCGTAACCGTGTCCAATACATTAAGGAGAAAAAAGCGGATTTTTACTTAAGTATTCATTTAAACGCTATTCCTTCAACTAAATGGAGAGGCGCACAGACTTTTTATTATCCAAAAAGTGAAGGCAGCCAGAACCTCGCCAAATTTATTCAATCGGAGATTAAAACAAACCTTGAAAACACTACGAGAGAAGCGCTGGGTTTGACCAATATATATTTGCTTAAGCATGCAGATGTCCCCGGTGCATTAGTGGAAGCTGGTTTTTTGTCTAATGTTGAGGAAAGAGGCCTTTTAAAAAGCGATGATTACCAAAGAAAAATGGCTGCGGCCGTTTATCAGGGAATTCTCCGTTATGTAACGGAAAGAGAATATCCTGAGAAATAA
- the gerD gene encoding spore germination lipoprotein GerD yields the protein MSRLYMLCPVLLLVFLAACSGSSGASQQADYDTTKKMIVDILKTDDGKKAMTEVLADKKMQEAMALDSEAVSQAINKTLISEEGKEFWSKLFSDPTFVQGFSKVIEKEQKDLMKGLMKDPEYQKSLIELYKNPEMMNEMVTVMQGQKFRSHLQSTIEETINSPVFQAKMSESLLKAAEKIQSKQGQGSSGGQQGQGGQQGGGQSGGQGEESSTSAS from the coding sequence ATGTCCAGATTATACATGTTATGTCCAGTCCTTCTTCTTGTTTTCCTGGCAGCTTGTAGTGGCAGCTCAGGAGCAAGCCAGCAGGCGGATTATGATACAACCAAAAAAATGATTGTAGATATTCTGAAAACGGATGACGGAAAGAAAGCCATGACGGAAGTACTTGCCGATAAAAAAATGCAGGAAGCCATGGCTTTGGATTCGGAAGCCGTTTCACAGGCTATCAACAAAACCTTAATATCTGAAGAGGGAAAAGAATTTTGGAGCAAGCTTTTTTCTGATCCGACGTTTGTTCAGGGCTTCAGTAAAGTGATTGAAAAAGAACAAAAGGATTTAATGAAAGGGCTTATGAAAGATCCCGAATATCAAAAATCCCTAATTGAGTTATATAAAAATCCAGAAATGATGAACGAAATGGTAACTGTTATGCAGGGACAGAAATTTCGTTCTCATCTTCAATCCACTATTGAAGAAACGATAAACAGCCCGGTCTTCCAAGCGAAGATGAGTGAATCTCTCCTTAAAGCAGCCGAAAAAATACAGTCTAAGCAAGGTCAAGGTTCGTCCGGAGGACAACAAGGACAAGGCGGACAGCAAGGTGGAGGTCAGTCGGGCGGACAAGGTGAGGAATCTTCCACTTCTGCCTCTTAA
- the truA gene encoding tRNA pseudouridine(38-40) synthase TruA, whose amino-acid sequence MKCRVEYDGTKFAGYQIQPNGRTVQEELENALTKMHKGTTIKVTASGRTDAGVHAKGQIIHFDTFLELPEFNWKRALSTLLPADIQIAEVNEAEADFHARYDTSGKEYRYFIWNAVDPNLFRRNYTCHIRRKLDVAAMQQACSYIKGEHDFTSFCSTRTDIKGSKVRTITKAELIQDEEELCFVFEGTGFLYNMVRILVGTLIEIGMGERKPEVIPSMIEAENREAAGKTAPAQGLFLWKVHYA is encoded by the coding sequence ATGAAATGCAGAGTAGAGTACGATGGTACTAAGTTTGCCGGTTATCAAATTCAGCCTAATGGGAGAACAGTGCAGGAAGAATTGGAAAACGCCTTAACAAAAATGCATAAAGGAACAACTATTAAAGTGACAGCTTCGGGCCGAACGGATGCGGGGGTACATGCAAAAGGGCAGATTATTCATTTTGATACCTTTCTAGAGCTGCCTGAATTCAATTGGAAACGCGCCTTAAGCACTCTCCTTCCTGCCGATATTCAAATCGCTGAAGTGAACGAGGCTGAGGCCGATTTTCATGCGCGCTATGATACTTCTGGAAAGGAATATCGTTATTTTATCTGGAATGCGGTTGACCCTAATTTATTCAGGAGGAATTACACCTGTCATATTCGCCGAAAACTGGATGTTGCAGCTATGCAGCAAGCCTGCAGCTATATAAAAGGGGAACACGATTTTACGTCCTTCTGTTCAACTCGTACAGATATTAAAGGCAGTAAGGTCCGGACAATTACGAAAGCTGAGCTCATTCAGGATGAGGAAGAACTCTGTTTCGTATTTGAAGGCACAGGCTTTTTATACAATATGGTTCGTATTCTTGTTGGTACGCTTATTGAAATTGGGATGGGAGAAAGAAAACCAGAAGTTATTCCATCCATGATTGAAGCTGAAAACAGGGAAGCTGCAGGGAAAACAGCTCCGGCCCAAGGCTTGTTCCTTTGGAAGGTCCATTACGCTTAG
- a CDS encoding KinB-signaling pathway activation protein: MNSRKWVRMFLTTLLLGGVLTLISSFFIKQDAYARVFHPFQGLEFLGVLLFFAGLGFIFSVISQMGFFAYLTIHQFGLGFFRSLWMPIQVGLIGFALFDLVYFRYQSADGESFWGYFFTALVLFVIALLTAAQKAKETNRKAFIPALFFMVVVTTIEWVPALRTQGFDYVTLMIIPLVACNIYQLLLLHRLTGNRNSSAKKASTS; encoded by the coding sequence GTGAATAGTCGCAAGTGGGTGCGCATGTTTTTAACAACGCTGCTTTTAGGCGGAGTATTAACGCTAATATCAAGCTTTTTTATAAAACAAGATGCTTATGCAAGAGTATTTCATCCTTTTCAGGGTTTAGAATTTCTTGGTGTCTTGTTATTTTTTGCAGGTCTCGGTTTTATATTTAGTGTCATCAGCCAAATGGGTTTTTTTGCCTATCTAACGATTCATCAATTCGGCCTCGGTTTTTTCAGATCATTATGGATGCCGATTCAAGTAGGGTTGATTGGTTTTGCTTTGTTTGATCTCGTCTACTTTCGTTATCAGTCGGCGGATGGGGAATCGTTCTGGGGATATTTTTTCACCGCTCTTGTACTATTCGTCATTGCTTTATTGACCGCCGCTCAAAAAGCTAAGGAAACGAACCGCAAGGCGTTTATTCCTGCACTTTTTTTTATGGTAGTAGTGACAACAATTGAGTGGGTCCCTGCATTAAGAACCCAGGGGTTTGATTATGTCACCTTAATGATCATTCCATTAGTTGCCTGCAACATTTACCAATTACTCTTGCTTCATAGGTTAACGGGAAATCGTAATTCTTCAGCAAAAAAAGCCTCAACATCGTGA